Part of the Candidatus Thiothrix putei genome, GTACACCGAACAGCAAGCTCCCCGTGAGGTATTTTGGGTGGATTATGATGAGCCTTTTGGCAACGATGCACCCGTGCAAGCATGGAGCGCGGCGGTAGATGCTACTTCTGAGGTACAGCGTATTCCACGCGCTTGTCGCTAACTCCCTGTTTGTGGGATTTTATCAGTAAAATTCGACCGGATATAACGGTCTCACGGCAATATTATTAAGCCTAGCCTATATAAATGCTTTGGATGTGTTTGAGTCCTTTGCGTGAGAAGGGTGGGTGTTATGGTCAAAATTGAGACGCCAAATTATACTGTTTGGCAGCAGTCATTGTTTTGGTTGGGGTGGTTGTCATTACTAATACCGGGTTATTTCATCAGCTACGGCTTTTCGTTGGTCGGTTCGTTGGTATTGAGTGGTTATACTGAAACGGTTGATCTGGTGCTGGTATTGATCATGGGTACGGCATTGATTGAACTGTTGCTCATTGCTATTTACACCTTGACGCGTTTCTGGTTTCAGGAATCGTCCTTTGGGCGCTTGGTGTTGTGGTTAGTGTTGGGTGCAGCAGGGATTCCACTGGCAGCTTTACTAGGCTGCGTCTATGCTTATGCCAAACTGGTGTTGTATATGTAAGTTGGATTATTCCGGGAGGCTGTCTGATGCGATACATTTTAGTGTTTGCTTGTGCTTGGGTTCTTACGCTGCCGGTGCAGGCAAAAACGACCCAGCATACGATTGATCTGACCACAGAGAGTTGCCTTAGCACCAACGATTCGACGGCGGGGATGTTGGAATGTTTCAGCCGTGCAGAAAAGGATTGGGATACTGAACTGAATCGTGTTTATAAAGCCTTGCAAGGTAAACTCAAACCAGCCGCTCAGGATGCGCTCAAACAAGCCCAACGCGCATGGATTGTACAGCGTGATAAGGAATTTGAGTTAATTAATGCAATCCACGCGCAAATGGATGGCACCATGTGGATTGCCGTGATGGCAGGTGAACGTGCTGATGTCGTCAAGGCACGGGTAGTTGCCCTGCAAGATTATGTGGATTTGTTGGAGGAAGGGGCGCAGTAATTATTGTGGTGTTTGTACTCCTACTTACAACCATTTACGCCATTTGAAAGCTAACAACATCCCAATAGCGAGTAAAATCATGATCCCCCAGACGATGAAATAGCCAGAGCGCCACTGTAGTTCGGGCATATAGTCAAAATTCATGCCGTAAACCCCGACGATGAAAGTCAGTGGAATGAAAATAGTTCCGACCACGGTGAGTACACGCATGATGTCGTTCATGTGATTGCTCAGGCTGGACAGGTAAATATCCAACATGCCGCTGAGCATTTCGCGGTAGGTTTCGATCAGGTCGATGATTTGTACGGCATGGTCGTAACAGTCGCTAAAATACGGGCGCATGGCGGCATTGACTAATTCTGCATCGTGTTGAATCAAGCGGCTAATGACTTCACGTTGTGGCCATAAGGCACGGCGTAATAGCAATAGGTCACGCTTGAGTTGATGCAGGGTGTTGAGTATGGCTTTATCAGGGTTTTCCAACACCCGATCTTCCAACACTTCAATTTGCTCCCCAATATCTTCTAGCAGTGGGAACGCGGAGTCGATCACCACGTCCACCAGTGCGTACAGCAAGTAATCCACGCCACGGGTACGAATACGCCCGAAACCTTGTCGCAGGCGTTGGCGTACTGGCTCAAAGGCCGCCCCATCGCCGCTGCAAAAGCTCAGCAAATGCCCATTACCGACGAATACGCTGACTTGTTCCAATACAATATCATCCTCAATCAGGTGGGGCAGGTTGAGGATCAGAAAAGCGTGTTGTTCGTGGAAGTCGATTTTGGGGCGTTGTCCGCTATTGAGAATATCTTCCAGTGCCAAGGGGTGTAGCCCAAAGGTTTCCCCCAATTCACGGATAGCAATCGGATCGTTCACGCCGGTGACATCCAGCCAATCGACCAAGGTGTTTTGTTGCGCGTCTTGGCACTGCTGCTGTGTGGGGGAATGCGTTTCGCTGAAGTTTTCACCGTCGTATTCAAACAGGCGGATATGAGTGGTATCGCTTGTGGTGTGCCGGGTTAGCGTACCCGGTGGTGTGCCGGGGGGATGGTAGCGTTTGCCGAAGGTTTCCATGCTGCTGTGATCCTTAATGCGCTAGACGCATGGTTTCCATTTGCTGAAACACAGCCTCGCTGACGGTTTCGGTGGGGTCTGCCAAACGTTCTGGGAATAAGATGCCATCCAGATGATCACATTCGTGCTGGATGATTCGTGCGACGAATCCGCTGTATTCCGCTTCCACCTGCTCTCCCGTGCGTGTCCAGTAGCGGATGCGCAAGCGTTCGGCACGTTTTACCTGCGCCCGTGTGTCGGGTACGCTCAAACAGCCTTCCCAGCCGCTGCAAGTGGTGTCTGATTGCCAGAGGATTTCCGGGTTGATCATCGCAATAGGTTCCATGAAAGGCGCGTCGGGGTAACGTTTATTGGGCTGCGAGGCAACAATGATTATACGTAAGGGAACAAACACTTGGGGA contains:
- a CDS encoding DUF1311 domain-containing protein — translated: MRYILVFACAWVLTLPVQAKTTQHTIDLTTESCLSTNDSTAGMLECFSRAEKDWDTELNRVYKALQGKLKPAAQDALKQAQRAWIVQRDKEFELINAIHAQMDGTMWIAVMAGERADVVKARVVALQDYVDLLEEGAQ
- the corA gene encoding magnesium/cobalt transporter CorA — protein: METFGKRYHPPGTPPGTLTRHTTSDTTHIRLFEYDGENFSETHSPTQQQCQDAQQNTLVDWLDVTGVNDPIAIRELGETFGLHPLALEDILNSGQRPKIDFHEQHAFLILNLPHLIEDDIVLEQVSVFVGNGHLLSFCSGDGAAFEPVRQRLRQGFGRIRTRGVDYLLYALVDVVIDSAFPLLEDIGEQIEVLEDRVLENPDKAILNTLHQLKRDLLLLRRALWPQREVISRLIQHDAELVNAAMRPYFSDCYDHAVQIIDLIETYREMLSGMLDIYLSSLSNHMNDIMRVLTVVGTIFIPLTFIVGVYGMNFDYMPELQWRSGYFIVWGIMILLAIGMLLAFKWRKWL
- the def gene encoding peptide deformylase; amino-acid sequence: MHYTTIVLKYRGIAIITRQTLMLETRTLAIATHDAPILHQRAQEVVDIQVHAIQTLLDEMLTTMQAANGVGIAAPQVFVPLRIIIVASQPNKRYPDAPFMEPIAMINPEILWQSDTTCSGWEGCLSVPDTRAQVKRAERLRIRYWTRTGEQVEAEYSGFVARIIQHECDHLDGILFPERLADPTETVSEAVFQQMETMRLAH